A genomic stretch from Aquila chrysaetos chrysaetos unplaced genomic scaffold, bAquChr1.4, whole genome shotgun sequence includes:
- the LOC115338514 gene encoding LOW QUALITY PROTEIN: phospholipid phosphatase-related protein type 2-like (The sequence of the model RefSeq protein was modified relative to this genomic sequence to represent the inferred CDS: inserted 2 bases in 1 codon), whose translation PPPVPPPPSNLRPPRGGVKRSGSIVPASLFLRLGILGGTAALAYQLEFTDAFPVHDGGFFCRDPAYGRPYPGPPGRQPRPPRPRLRPRYRRPRPHHRGGGAAGAAGGGPGGLAATNTWGRVALPWSPLRRLLRFLGVVFSFGLLATAIFANAGQVVTGAPAPHFLAVCRPNYSALGCAPPXAAPPRFVPPGGTPCAGDPPLVAAARRAFPCKEAALGAYAGAYAGLYVTLAWRGGGARGWPSRRRFWGSRPPRFLLGALRVAEHRNHWGDVLAGFLTGTAIAAFLVTCVVGNFQSTGESGQGVGGGVPRAPPELPHPQPPLEEISVTQARRADFPAVT comes from the exons ccccccccggtgcccccccccccctccaaccTGCGGCCACCCCGCGGAGGTGTAAAGCGCAGCGGATCCATCGTccctgcttctcttttcttgcGG ctgggtATCCTGGGGGGCACGGCGGCCCTCGCCTACCAGCTGGAGTTCACCGACGCTTTCCCGGTGCACGACGGCGGGTTTTTCTGCCGGGACCCGGCCTACGGGCGCCCCTaccccggcccccccggccgccagccgcgccccccccgccctcgTCTACGCCCTCGTTACCGCCGTCCCCGTCCTCACC ATCGTGGtgggggagctgctggggcggctgggggggggcccggggggctGGCCGCGACCAACACCTGGGGTAGAGTGGCGCTACCGTGGAGCCCCCTGCGACGCCTCCTGCGCTTCCTGG gggtcGTGTTCTCCTTCGGGCTGCTGGCCACCGCCATCTTTGCCAACGCGGGCCAGGTGGTGACGGGGGCCCCGGCCCCCCATTTTCTGGCCGTCTGTCGCCCCAACTACAGCGCTTTGGGTtgcgccccccc cgccgcaccCCCCCGTTTCGTCCCCCCCGGGGGGACCCCCTGCGCCGGGGACCCCCCCTTGGTGGCGGCCGCTCGAAGGGCCTTCCCCTGCAAGGAGGCTGCGCTGGGGGCCTACGCCGGGGCCTATGCTGGG ctATACGTGACGCTggcctggcggggggggggggctcgcgGCTGGCCAAGCCGGCGGCGGTTTTGGGGTTCGCGGCCCCCCCGTTTCCTGCTGGGGGCCCTGCGGGTGGCCGAGCACCGCAACCACTGGGGTGACGTCCTGGCCGGCTTCCTCACCGGCACCGCCATCGCCGCCTTCCTG GTGACCTGTGTGGTGGGGAACTTCCAGAGCACGGGGGAGTCGGGGCAGGGGGTTGGAGGGGGGGTGCCCAGAGCCCCCCCTGAACTgccccacccccagccccccctgGAGGAGATCAGCGTGACCCAG gcacgTCGTGCCGACTTCCCGGCTGTCACCTGA
- the LOC115338513 gene encoding POU domain, class 4, transcription factor 1-like isoform X1: MTIPEVALSLLAVPLLVAIPSMTTCGGPGGGRPCAGPAHLPGGLGGPRGSPGHPLSGLGGPGCLPAPLVALTHGDHRCPCGHLGGPGGACDCPHGGPDQALGGPGCSLVPLVALAVAIPVVAPALPLVVVAVALATAAVALDVSAVALVVAVAAVALLVPKMASVALAIPLLVLATALATSAAAPAIPWLFLWWPWLSWWWPRGGPVSPLVPPPVSLV; encoded by the exons ATGACCATCCCCGAGGTGGCCCTGTCCCTGCTGGCAGTGCCCCTGCTAGTGGCCATCCCCTCAATGACCACCTGTGGTGGCCCTGGTGGTGGCCGTCCCTGTGCTGGCCCTGCTCATCTCCCCGGTGGCCTTGGCGGTCCCCGTGGTAGCCCTGGCCACCCCCTCAGTGGCCTTGGTGGCCCTGGCTGTCTTCCGGCCCCTTTGGTGGCCCTCACCCACGGTGACCATCGCTGTCCCTGTGGTCACCTCGGTGGCCCTGGCGGTGCTTGTGACTGTCCCCATGGTGGCCCTGACCAGGCTCTTGGTGGCCCTGGCTGTTCTCTTGTCCCTTTGGTGGCCCTGGCAGTGGCCATCCCTGTGGTGGCCCCGGCCCTCCCTTTGGTGGTCGTGGCAGTGGCCTTGGCCACCGCTGCGGTGGCCCTGGATGTCTCAGCGGTGGCCTTGGTGGTGGCCGTCGCTGCGGTGGCCCTTCTTGTCCCCAAGATGGCCTCGGTGGCCCTGGCCATCCCTTTGCTGGTCCTGGCAACGGCTTTGGCCACCtccgcggcggccccggccaTCCCCTGGCTT TTCCTGTGGTGGCCCTGGCTGTCCTGGTGGTGGCCCCGTGGTGGCCCCGTGTCCCCTCTGGTTCCTCCTCCGGTTTCGTTGGTTTGA
- the LOC115338513 gene encoding POU domain, class 4, transcription factor 1-like isoform X2 — MTIPEVALSLLAVPLLVAIPSMTTCGGPGGGRPCAGPAHLPGGLGGPRGSPGHPLSGLGGPGCLPAPLVALTHGDHRCPCGHLGGPGGACDCPHGGPDQALGGPGCSLVPLVALAVAIPVVAPALPLVVVAVALATAAVALDVSAVALVVAVAAVALLVPKMASVALAIPLLVLATALATSAAAPAVP; from the exons ATGACCATCCCCGAGGTGGCCCTGTCCCTGCTGGCAGTGCCCCTGCTAGTGGCCATCCCCTCAATGACCACCTGTGGTGGCCCTGGTGGTGGCCGTCCCTGTGCTGGCCCTGCTCATCTCCCCGGTGGCCTTGGCGGTCCCCGTGGTAGCCCTGGCCACCCCCTCAGTGGCCTTGGTGGCCCTGGCTGTCTTCCGGCCCCTTTGGTGGCCCTCACCCACGGTGACCATCGCTGTCCCTGTGGTCACCTCGGTGGCCCTGGCGGTGCTTGTGACTGTCCCCATGGTGGCCCTGACCAGGCTCTTGGTGGCCCTGGCTGTTCTCTTGTCCCTTTGGTGGCCCTGGCAGTGGCCATCCCTGTGGTGGCCCCGGCCCTCCCTTTGGTGGTCGTGGCAGTGGCCTTGGCCACCGCTGCGGTGGCCCTGGATGTCTCAGCGGTGGCCTTGGTGGTGGCCGTCGCTGCGGTGGCCCTTCTTGTCCCCAAGATGGCCTCGGTGGCCCTGGCCATCCCTTTGCTGGTCCTGGCAACGGCTTTGGCCACCtccgcggcggccccggcc GTCCCCTGA
- the CRB3 gene encoding protein crumbs homolog 3, which yields MAGAPRLALALALPCLALAQTSPSMTSNSTSNSTAPSGGGGLSVAGEVALTVVLGGLGAFGLVGLLLFLALRLREKRRTEGSYRPSREEQAGARAPPPAPLRLPPEERLI from the exons ATGGCGGGTGCCCCCCGCCTcgccctggccctggccctgccctgcctggccctCGCCCAGA CCTCTCCCAGCATGACCAGTAACAGCACCAGTAACAGCACAGCCCCCAGTGGCGGTGGTGGCCTCTCA gtggcGGGGGAGGTGGCGCTGAcggtggtgctgggggggctgggggcctTCGGCCTCGTGGGGCTCCTGCTCTTCCTCGCCCTGCGCCTGCGGGAGAAACGTCGCACCGAGGGCTCGTACCGGCCCAGCCGCGAGGAGCAGGCGGGggcccgcgccccccccccggcccccctgCGCCTGCCCCCCGAGGAACGCCTCatctga
- the LOC115338512 gene encoding adhesion G protein-coupled receptor E5-like, which produces MGPARLLGLCLVLSALSWAAHENLTICNDCPSAFCLNDTHCGCKSGYRPPAWRRDILDSCDDINECLEQPQPCGPHETCSNFPGTFNCSCDQGYRPAPPTGDPPTTTPPDTPPRPASHNCVDVDECAEVGKERCGGGKICFNTPGSFECHCPPGYADTPDGNCTAVTVPPPLCSDDQSHCGLAEALTHLYGLLRGGGRPPPHPAGAVGHPGRGVWGGGGGCPQASPLGHHAAGGHRGAGEGGGGPPAPPPPSPPSPPMPQSCAWPCTRVPPPGPVRLQVPGVQLDVPEEVAWDSDTGRALVALLSQQGLGQVLEGAPKVQWGGWGDLPPPPAGARPSYHLLSPVATAFVTRPRPPGASEVTLRFQHPPPDPQLGARVLCAFWDPQEKVWATAGCREVTPHPGTPPGPPGTTCACNHLTSFAVLMAFHELEDDWVLDLVTKVGLGVSVVSLVVAAATFLLCRALKGLRTTLHLHLSLSLLLAHSTFLLGIDRTQHPTACAVVAGVLHFSFLAAFCWMCPGGAAPLRAPRASLRALVATRATPPPGRLRAARPPGHHRRRRLPRGLRDPPLLNAVVLVVTVWKLVQKFNDVNPDMGHLRKMRVLAATAAGQLCLLGTGWALGLGLGGGLPRPGGPLSPLPLLFCALNAAQGLFILLCHCLAHPQLRDAYRACLCPGTKRYSEFTSATSNTSNTRISRNSDGTRSRAKSSHEDWGGGHPQIPPPGSLQRVHLLQLPPPHGCPGGGFYLCDY; this is translated from the exons aTGGGACCCGCTCGGCTTCTCG GGCTGTGCCTGGTGCTGAGCGCCCTGTCCTGGGCTGCCCATGAGA acttGACAATCTGCAACGACTGCCCCTCGGCCTTTTGCCTCAACGACACCCACTGCGGGTGTAAATCCGGCTACCGGCCCCCCGCCTGGCGTCGCGACATCCTCGATAGCTGCGACG ATATCAACGAGTGcctggagcagccccagccctgcggcCCCCACGAGACCTGCAGCAATTTCCCGGGGACGTTCAACTGCAGCTGCGACCAGGGGTACCGACCTGCCCCCCCCACGGGGGACCCCCCCACGACGACCCCCCCGGACACCCCCCCGAGGCCTGCCTCACACAACTGCGTCG acgtGGACGAGTGCGcggaggtggggaaggagcgGTGCGGGGGGGGGAAAATCTGTTTCAACACCCCCGGAAGCTTCGAGTGTCACTGTCCCCCCGGCTACGCGGACACCCCCGACGGCAACTGCACCG ctgtgACGGTGCCCCCCCCACTCTGCTCTGATGACCag agccacTGTGGGCTGGCGGAGGCCCTCACCCACCTCTACGggctgctgcgggggggggggcgacccCCACCACATCCTGcag gagctgTTGGCCATCCTGGACGGGGCGtttgggggggaggtgggggctgTCCCCAAGCGTCACCACTGGGCCACCATGCTGCTGGAGGCCACCGAGGGGCTGGTGAGGGGGGTGGGggccctcctgccccccccccgccatcacCGCCATCACCGCCAATGCCACag agCTGCGCCTGGCCGTGCACcagggtccccccccccggccccgtgcGCCTGCAGGTCCCCGGGGTGCAGCTGGACGTCCCCGAGGAGGTGGCCTGGGACAGTGACACtg gccgGGCACTGGTGGCCCTGCTGTCCCAGCAGGGGCTGGGCCAGGTACTGGAGGGGGCTCCGAAGGTGCagtgggggggttggggggacctgcccccccccccggcgggggCTCGCCCCTCCTATCACCTCCTGTCCCCCGTGGCCACCGCCTTTGTCACCCGCCCGCGGCCCCCCGGCGCCTCCGAGGTCACCCTGCGCttccagcaccccccccc gGACCCCCAGCTGGGGGCCCGGGTGCTCTGCGCCTTCTGGGACCCCCAGGAGAAGGTCTGGGCCACCGCGGGGTGTCGCGAGGTGACCCCCcaccccgggacccccccgggcccccccggCACCACCTGCGCCTGCAACCACCTCACCAGCTTCGCTGTCCTCATGGCCTTCCACGAGCTTGAG gatgACTGGGTGCTGGACCTGGTGACAaaagtggggctgggggtgtcgGTGGTGTCGCTGGTGGTGGCGGCCGCCACCTTCCTCTTGTGCCGGGCGCTGAAGGGGCTTCGCACGACGCTGCACCTGCACCTCAGcctcagcctgctgctggcccACAGCACCTTCCTGCTGGGCATCGATCGCACCCAGCACCCG ACGGCGTGCGCGGTGGTGGCGGGGGTCTTGCACTTCTCCTTCCTGGCGGCGTTCTGCTGGATGTGCCCTGGAGGGGCTGCACCTCTACGTGCTCCTCGTGCGAGTCTTCGCGCCCTCGTGGCTACGCGTGCGACACCTCCTCCTGGCCGGCTACGGGCTGCCCGCCCTCCTGGTCAccatcgccgccgccgccttccccgGGGGCTACGGGACCCCCCGCTA ctgaACGCCGTCGTCCTGGTTGTCACCGTCTGGAAGCTGGTGCAGAAATTCAACGACGTCAACCCCGACATGGGGCACCTGCGCAAGATGAG GGTGCTGGCGGCCACGGCggcagggcagctctgcctgctggggaCGGGCTGggcgctggggctggggctggggggggggctgccccggccgggGGGGCCCCTCTCgcccctccccctcctcttctgCGCCCTCAACGCGGCCCAGGGgctcttcatcctcctctgccACTGCCTCGCGCACCCCCAG TTGCGTGACGCCTACCGGGCCTGCCTCTGCCCCGGCACCAAGCGCTACTCCGAGTTCACCAGTGCCACCAGTAACACCAGTAACACAAGG ATCTCCCGCAACTCAGATGGTACACGTAGTCGTGCAAAGTCCTCGCACgaggattgggggggggggcacccccagatccccccccccggctccctgCAGCGCGTTCACCTGCTtcagctgccccccccccatgggTGCCCCGGGGGGGGCTTTTACTTGTGTGATTATTAA
- the LOC115338511 gene encoding LOW QUALITY PROTEIN: adhesion G protein-coupled receptor L1-like (The sequence of the model RefSeq protein was modified relative to this genomic sequence to represent the inferred CDS: inserted 2 bases in 1 codon; deleted 4 bases in 3 codons) encodes LPVLKVEVEQKVFVCPGTLQRIGSPTSSHESQHQAGAWCRDPLQAGDRLYVMPWVPYRTDTLTEYASWDDYVGARHTTTYRLPNRVDGTGFVVYDGAVFYNKERTRNIVKYDLRTRIKSGETVVGAANYHDTSPYRWGGKTDIDLAVDEDGLWVIYATEGNGGRLVVSQLNPYTLRFEGTWETGYDKRAASNAFMACGVLYVIRSVYVDDDSEAAGNRVAYAFNTRANRGEAVEMAFPNPYQYVSSVDYNPRDNQLYVWNNYFVVRYGLEFGPPDPGAGPVTTAAPSAAPARPTAARSSAAPGPTPTARRGPLTPRPGPPPGPPPGPGPAHSAATPGGPPGSPGPPNRGGGPTATPCHPPAARLGGPAGGPGGDPGGGPARLCEAREVRRVQWPAAQQGVVVERPCPKGTRGIASFQCLLGLGVWNPRGPDLSNCTSPWVNQVAQKIKSGENAANIASELARHTRGPVYAGDVSSAVRLLEQLLDILDAQLQALRPVERESAGKNYNKMHKRERTCKDYIKAVVEAVDNLLRPEALESWRDMNGSEQAHTATMLLDVLEEGAFLLADNVKEPARFLAARQNLVLEVTVLNTEGQVQELVFPQEFGGESFIQLSANTLKQNSRNGVVKVVFILYNNLGLFLSTENATVRLGGEVGARAPXPLVVNSQVIAASINKESSRVFLMDPVVFTLPHLEAKNHFNANCSFWNYSERSMTGHWSTQGCRLLDTNATHTSCACSHLTNFAVLMAHRESYQGRLNEVLLSVISWVGIVVALVCLGVCISAFCCLRGLPSDRTTIHKNLCISLFLAELVFLVGIDKTQYQVACPIFAGLLHYFFLASFSWLCLEGVHLYLLLLEVFESDLSRRKYYYAGGYCFPAVVVAVAAAVDHRSYGTDQACWLRVDNYFIWSFIGPVAFVILVTLVFLLVTLHKMVRSSAALKPDSSRLDSIKSWALGAIALLLLLGLTWAFGLLFVTRESVLTASLFTACNALQGTFIFVFHCALQKKVHRELSKCLRHTSCCLRSPPGTTLGALKTSAIRTNTRYYTGTQSRIRRMWNDTVRKQTESSFMAGDLNSTPTLNRGTMGNHLLPNPVLQPRGGSSPYNTLIAESVGFAPASPPAFTSPGSFRETKPPPGGPRDPPEPLPLNGNFNNSYSLRGGARGRGGPGAGGAGGGPPREPPRPPPIPAALEKMIISELVHNNLRAAASHGGGLLLARGGLFLARGGIFLARRPPPAPPAPRRAPPPAPPSWDSSTKS; translated from the exons GCCTCCCCAACCGCGTCGACGGCACCGGCTTCGTCGTTTATGACGGCGCCGTCTTTTACAACAAAGAACGAACCCGTAACATCGTTAAATACGATCTCCGCACCCGGATCAAAAGCGGTGAAACCGTGGTGGGCGCCGCCAACTACCACGACACCTCACCGTATCGCTGGGGCGGTAAAACCGACATCGATTTGGCGGTGGATGAAGACGGGCTGTGGGTTATCTACGCCACGGAGGGAAATGGCGGCCGGTTGGTGGTCAGCCAACTCAACCCCTACACCCTCCGCTTTGAGGGGACGTGGGAGACCGGCTACGACAAACGAGCGGCTTCCAACGCCTTCATGGCTTGCGGCGTCCTCTACGTCATCCGTAGCGTCTATGTGGACGATGACAGCGAAGCCGCCGGCAATCGGGTGGCTTACGCCTTCAACACCCGTGCCAACCGGGGGGAGGCAGTGGAGATGGCCTTCCCCAACCCATACCAGTACGTCTCCTCCGTCGATTACAACCCTCGCGATAATCAGCTTTACGTCTGGAATAATTACTTCGTGGTGCGATACGGCTTGGAGTTCGGACCGCCGGATCCGGGGGCCG gtccgGTGACGACGGCGGCCCCGAGCGCAGCTCCGGCGCGACCCACGGCAGCTCGGAGCTCGGCAGCACCCGGCCCCACCCCCACGGCAAGACGGGGACCCCTCACCCCCcgcccgggacccccccccgggcccccccctGGCCCTGGCCCAGCCCACAGTGCTGCTACCCCCGGGGGACCCCCCGGCTCCCCGGGACCACCCAAT CGGGGTGGGGGTCCCACCGCCACCCCCTGCCaccctcccgccgcccgcctgggggggccggcggggggcccggggggggacccggggggggggccggcgaGGCTGTGCGAGGCGCGGGAGGTGCGGAGGGTGCAGTGGCCGGCGGCGCAGcaaggggtggtggtggagagACCCTGCCCCAAGGGCACCCGCG ggatcGCCTCCTTCCAGTGCCTGCTGGGCCTGGGGGTCTGGAACCCGCGGGGGCCCGACCTCAGCAACTGCACCAGCCCCTGGGTCAACCAGGTGGCCCAGAAG atcAAAAGCGGGGAGAACGCGGCCAACATCGCCAGCGAGCTGGCGCGGCACACGCGGGGCCCCGTCTACGCCGGGGACGTCAGCTCGGCGGTGCGGCTGCTGGAGCAGTTGCTGGACATCCTGGACGCCCAACTGCAGGCCCTGCGTCCTGTCGAGCGCGAGTCCGCCGGCAAGAACTACAACAAG atgcACAAGCGGGAGCGCACCTGTAAGGATTACATCAAG GCAGTGGTGGAGGCAGTGGACAACCTGCTGCGGCCGGAGGCGCTGGAGTCCTGGCGGGACATGAACGGGTCGGAGCAGGCGCACACGGCCACCATGCTGCTGGACGTGCTGGAGGAGGGCGCCTTCCTCCTGGCCGACAACGTCAAGGAGCCTGCCCGCTTCCTCGCCGCCCGCCAGAACCTGG TGCTGGAGGTGACGGTGCTGAACACGGAGGGGCAGGTCCAGGAGCTGGTTTTCCCCCAGGAATTCGGGGGCGAAAGTTTCATCCAGCTCTCAGCCAACACCCTCAAACAGAACAGCCGCAAcg GGGTGGTGAAGGTGGTCTTCATCCTCTACAACAACCTGGGGCTGTTCCTCTCGACGGAGAACGCGACGGTGCGGCtggggggagaggtgggggcccgcgcccc ccccctcgTCGTCAACTCCCAGGTCATCGCCGCCTCCATCAACAAGGAGTCCAGCCGCGTCTTCCTCATGGACCCCGTCGTCTTCACCCTGCCCCACCTTGAG GCGAAGAACCATTTC AACGCCAACTGCTCCTTCTGGAATTACTCGGAGCGGTCGATGACGGGGCACTGGTCGACACAGGGCTGCCGCCTGCTCGACACCAACGCCACCCACACCTCCTGCGCCTGCAGCCACCTCACCAACTTCGCCGTCCTCATGGCCCACCGCGAGAGC TACCAGGGTCGGTTGAATGAGGTGCTGTTGTCGGTGATTTCCTGGGTGGGCATCGTGGTGGCCCTGGTCTGTCTGGGCGTCTGCATCTCGGCCTTCTGCTGCCTGCGGGGGCTGCCCTCCGACCGCACCACCATCCACAAGAACCTCTGCATCAGCCTCTTCCTCGCCGAGCTGGTCTTCCTCGTCGGCATCGATAAGACCCAGTACCAG gtGGCCTGCCCCATCTTTGCGGGACTGCTGCACTACTTCTTCCTGGCGTCCTTCTCCTGGCTGTGCCTGGAGGGCGTCCATCTCTACCTGCTGCTCCTCGAGGTCTTCGAGAGCGATCTCTCCCGACGCAAGTACTACTACGCCGGCGGCTACTGCTTCCCCGCCGTCGTGGTGGCCGTGGCCGCCGCCGTCGACCACCGCAGCTACGGCACCGACCAGGC gTGCTGGCTGCGTGTGGACAACTACTTCATCTGGAGCTTCATCGGCCCCGTGGCCTTCGTCATCCTG GTGACGCTGGTGTTCCTGCTGGTGACGCTGCACAAGATGGTGcgcagctctgctgccctcaAGCCCGACTCCAGCCGCCTCGACAGCATCAA gtcgTGGGCGCTGGGGGCCAtcgcgctgctgctgctgctggggctgacCTGGGCCTTCGGCCTCCTCTTCGTCACCCGGGAGTCAGTGCTGACGGCCTCGCTCTTCACCGCCTGCAACGCCCTGCAGGGCACCTTCATCTTCGTCTTCCACTGCGCCCTCCAGAAAAAG GTGCACCGGGAGCTGAGCAAATGCCTGCGGCACACGTCCTGCTGCCTGCGCAGCCCCCCCGGGACCACCCTGGGCGCCCTCAAGACCTCGGCCATCCGCACCAACACCCGCTACTACACTGGCACCCAG AGCCGGATCCGGAGGATGTGGAACGACACCGTGCGGAAGCAGACGGAGTCCAGCTTCATGGCGGGGGACCTGAACAGCACCCCCACCCTCAACCGAG GGACGATGGGGAACCATTTGCTGCCCAACCCGGTGCTGCAGCCGCGGGGGGGCTCCAGCCCCTACAACACCCTCATCGCCGAGTCGGTGGGCTTCGCCCCCGCCTCGCCCCCCGCCTTCACCTCCCCAG GGAGCTTCCGCGAGACCA agccccccccGGGGGGCCCCCGCGATCCACCGGAGCCTCTTCCCCTCAACGGCAACTTCAACAACAGCTACAGcctgcgggggggggcccgagggcggggggggcccggggcggggggggccggggggggccccccccgagagccgccgcggccccccccgATCCCCGCCGCCCTGGAGAAGATGATCATCTCCGAGCTGGTGCACAACAATTTGCGGGCGGCCGCCTCGCACGGGGGGGGGCTCCTCCTTGCACGGGGGGGGCTCTTCCTCGCACGGGGGGGGATCTTCCTCGcacgccgccccccccccgccccccccgccccccgccgagccccccccccggcgcccccGAGCTGGGACTCCTCTACCAAGAGTTGA